The following are encoded together in the Nitrospirota bacterium genome:
- the tyrS gene encoding tyrosine--tRNA ligase, translating into MSAKEQLDIIKRGAVEIIIEADLLKKLEKSVSTGIPLRVKAGFDPTAPDIHLGHTVLLNKMRQFQELGHEVVFLIGDFTGMIGDPTGKSETRKHLSKEEVVQNAKTYQAQINKILDPARTSIVFNSEWMSKMSAEQMIELAARHTVARMLEREDFKKRYQSELPISIHEFLYPLIQGYDSVMLKADVELGGTDQKFNLLVGRELQKEYGQEPQCIVMMPLLEGLDGVNKMSKSLGNYIGISEPAGQVFGKIMSTSDTLMMRYYELVSSVSLPRLDKINTDVKNGLLHPMEAKKQLAAELVDRFCGPGEGARARAEFEKVFSKKDMPENIPVVEVVWEGETMKLVKLMSTSGTVTSNSEARRLIQQGAVEVNQQPIMDVNAELSATSFYTLRVGKKRFVQIIPKK; encoded by the coding sequence ATTTCGGCCAAAGAACAACTGGATATCATAAAGCGCGGAGCCGTAGAGATCATTATTGAAGCGGATCTCCTTAAAAAGCTCGAAAAGTCAGTTTCGACAGGGATACCACTGCGTGTCAAGGCAGGATTCGATCCGACAGCGCCTGATATCCATCTGGGGCATACGGTCCTGTTGAACAAGATGCGTCAATTCCAGGAGCTCGGACATGAGGTTGTTTTCCTGATCGGGGATTTTACCGGCATGATCGGCGATCCGACCGGAAAGTCCGAGACGCGAAAACATCTGTCGAAGGAAGAGGTCGTCCAGAACGCGAAGACCTATCAGGCGCAGATCAACAAAATCCTCGACCCTGCCAGGACGTCGATCGTCTTCAACAGCGAGTGGATGTCGAAGATGTCGGCGGAGCAGATGATCGAGCTTGCCGCGAGACACACGGTTGCGCGCATGCTGGAGCGGGAGGATTTCAAGAAGCGCTATCAGTCCGAGCTTCCCATCAGCATCCATGAGTTCCTGTATCCGCTCATCCAGGGTTACGACTCGGTGATGCTGAAGGCGGATGTGGAGCTTGGCGGAACAGACCAGAAGTTCAATCTCCTCGTAGGCCGGGAACTCCAGAAGGAATATGGCCAGGAACCGCAGTGCATCGTGATGATGCCGCTCCTCGAAGGGCTCGACGGTGTGAACAAAATGAGCAAGAGCCTCGGGAATTACATCGGGATCAGTGAGCCCGCCGGGCAAGTATTCGGGAAAATCATGTCGACGAGCGATACCCTCATGATGCGGTACTATGAGCTGGTCAGTTCTGTTTCTCTGCCGAGACTGGACAAGATCAATACTGACGTGAAAAACGGTTTGCTCCATCCCATGGAAGCAAAAAAACAGCTTGCCGCCGAGCTGGTTGATCGGTTCTGTGGTCCCGGTGAAGGAGCAAGGGCCCGAGCAGAATTTGAGAAGGTCTTTAGCAAGAAAGATATGCCGGAGAATATCCCCGTTGTTGAGGTTGTCTGGGAAGGCGAAACCATGAAACTCGTCAAGCTTATGTCAACATCGGGGACAGTAACGAGCAACTCAGAGGCTAGAAGGCTGATACAACAGGGTGCTGTGGAGGTGAACCAACAGCCTATCATGGATGTGAATGCGGAGCTGTCGGCAACCAGTTTTTACACGTTACGGGTTGGGAAAAAACGATTTGTGCAGATAATACCTAAGAAATGA
- a CDS encoding CbiX/SirB N-terminal domain-containing protein — translation MKKAVILLGHGSRNVDADGTIRRVASEVKGSGGFEIVAYAFLQYMKPGPDEVLEQCVKEGAEMIVVVPFFLQPGAHVTKDLPALIEKARMQYPDVGITVTELVGSHPLMTDIVLELAKKHN, via the coding sequence ATGAAAAAAGCAGTCATACTTCTGGGACATGGCAGCCGAAATGTGGATGCCGACGGAACGATCCGGCGGGTCGCTTCCGAAGTAAAAGGCAGCGGCGGCTTCGAGATCGTGGCCTATGCATTTCTTCAGTATATGAAGCCGGGCCCCGATGAAGTGCTGGAGCAATGCGTGAAGGAGGGGGCCGAGATGATCGTGGTGGTCCCGTTCTTTTTACAGCCTGGAGCCCATGTAACGAAGGATCTGCCCGCGCTCATCGAGAAGGCGCGAATGCAGTATCCGGATGTCGGGATCACGGTCACGGAGCTGGTGGGATCTCATCCGCTCATGACGGATATCGTGCTTGAACTCGCGAAGAAACATAACTGA
- a CDS encoding bifunctional riboflavin kinase/FAD synthetase — protein MSTPFAQAEVDNFVTVCDYPSAMRIIRGVKNYTERLPNPVLTLGNFDGVHLGHQAIFQKVVERATRIKGTSIAFTFEPHPLKVLAPERSPRLLNTFHGKMRLFEAACIQVVVCAHFNRSFADQNPEDFAREVLHKLLGVREVYVGYDYAFGKGREGSIESLKRMGQAYGFEVGVIEPVRVDGVVVSSSAVRDLVVNGRVEEAARLLGRHYAIEGEVVHGAHRGQSLGFPTANLKTANELIPGIGVYAVIAHVGGCDIKGVASIGIRPTFDSGPVSIEVYLFDLNEDLYGKSMDVSFVKRLRGEEKFSNADALVQQIRKDVQDAQEVLKVL, from the coding sequence ATGTCAACACCTTTTGCGCAGGCCGAGGTTGACAATTTCGTCACAGTGTGCGATTATCCCAGCGCAATGAGGATCATCCGCGGCGTAAAAAACTATACCGAGCGGCTTCCAAACCCGGTACTCACGCTCGGGAACTTCGACGGTGTTCATCTTGGGCATCAGGCGATCTTTCAAAAGGTCGTTGAGCGCGCAACAAGGATCAAGGGGACGAGTATTGCGTTTACCTTCGAACCGCATCCGCTCAAAGTGCTGGCACCCGAGCGGTCTCCGCGCCTCTTGAATACCTTTCACGGGAAAATGCGCCTCTTTGAGGCAGCCTGTATCCAGGTCGTTGTCTGTGCTCATTTTAACCGCTCCTTCGCCGATCAGAACCCAGAGGATTTTGCCCGTGAAGTGCTTCACAAATTGCTCGGGGTGCGAGAGGTGTATGTCGGCTATGACTACGCCTTTGGCAAGGGCCGGGAGGGCAGCATCGAGTCTCTGAAAAGGATGGGTCAGGCCTATGGATTTGAGGTCGGAGTCATCGAGCCGGTCCGGGTGGACGGCGTTGTTGTCAGTAGTTCGGCGGTTCGTGATCTTGTGGTGAACGGGCGTGTGGAAGAGGCGGCCCGCCTGCTCGGACGGCACTATGCCATTGAAGGCGAGGTCGTGCACGGCGCGCATCGGGGCCAGTCACTCGGTTTCCCAACGGCGAATCTGAAGACCGCGAATGAACTGATCCCGGGAATCGGGGTTTACGCTGTCATCGCCCATGTTGGCGGGTGCGATATCAAAGGGGTGGCATCCATTGGCATACGGCCCACCTTTGACAGCGGACCGGTATCGATCGAAGTCTATCTGTTCGATCTTAATGAGGATCTTTATGGAAAGTCGATGGATGTCTCTTTCGTGAAACGATTGCGAGGAGAAGAGAAATTCTCGAACGCGGACGCCCTCGTGCAGCAGATCCGCAAGGATGTGCAGGATGCGCAGGAGGTGCTGAAGGTTCTCTGA
- a CDS encoding DUF1015 domain-containing protein: MATIRPLRGILYNQAKAGRISELVCPPYDIIPPIEQQELYRKSPHNVIRLEFGLESPGDTDTDNRYTRAAAFLDEWLRTDILRKSETPAIYVYEMEYPAGTETRKLRGMICLVRIEDYDSGVVKPHETTLSGPKTDRLKLLRACNASFSQIFSLFSDPENRVAAILGRVGGRPDMDVKDSDGVLHRIWTITDTADIAAIVREMADKPIFIADGHHRYDTALNYRNERRIAAGSYTSDEPYQYVAMYLARLEDPGLTVLPAHRALFNLSGFDPKRFEDDLNRYFNIERIDFDRKSETADRRTVLDTMAHRAERAHVFGMRVKGETSYYILTLRNESDMDEVIPDRSAAYRRLDVSILHHLIIDKLLGVKMATHKLGLNIEYIKDAADADERVHDGLAEIVFFMNPTKVREVKEVASAGERMPQKATYFYPKLLTGLVIHRLE, translated from the coding sequence ATGGCAACCATAAGACCCCTCAGGGGAATTCTGTACAACCAGGCAAAAGCGGGGCGCATAAGCGAACTCGTCTGTCCGCCGTATGACATCATACCGCCAATCGAGCAGCAGGAACTGTACCGGAAAAGCCCCCATAACGTCATACGGCTCGAATTCGGGCTGGAAAGCCCCGGCGATACCGATACGGACAACCGGTACACGCGGGCGGCCGCCTTCCTCGACGAATGGCTGAGGACCGACATCCTCCGCAAAAGCGAAACCCCGGCAATCTATGTCTATGAAATGGAGTATCCTGCAGGAACCGAGACCAGGAAACTCCGGGGCATGATCTGCCTCGTGCGGATAGAGGATTACGATTCGGGTGTTGTCAAGCCGCACGAGACCACACTGTCCGGCCCCAAGACGGACCGGCTGAAGCTGCTGAGGGCCTGCAACGCGAGTTTCAGCCAGATATTTTCACTCTTTTCGGACCCGGAGAACAGGGTGGCAGCCATCCTAGGGAGGGTCGGCGGGCGGCCCGATATGGATGTCAAGGACAGCGATGGTGTCCTCCACAGGATCTGGACAATAACCGACACAGCTGACATCGCCGCAATTGTCCGCGAGATGGCGGACAAGCCGATCTTCATTGCCGATGGTCACCATCGATACGATACCGCGCTCAACTACCGGAATGAGCGCCGGATCGCGGCTGGATCGTATACCAGCGATGAGCCTTACCAGTATGTTGCCATGTACCTCGCGCGGCTTGAGGACCCCGGGCTGACGGTTCTGCCCGCTCACCGCGCCCTTTTCAACCTGTCCGGTTTCGACCCGAAGCGCTTTGAGGACGATCTGAACCGCTACTTCAATATTGAGCGAATCGACTTCGACCGCAAATCAGAGACCGCGGACCGCCGGACGGTTCTGGACACTATGGCTCACCGTGCCGAGCGCGCTCATGTGTTCGGGATGCGGGTCAAGGGAGAGACAAGCTACTATATCCTGACCCTCAGGAACGAGTCGGACATGGATGAGGTGATCCCGGACAGGTCTGCGGCATACCGGCGGCTTGACGTCTCGATCCTCCATCACCTGATCATCGACAAACTGCTGGGCGTAAAGATGGCGACTCACAAGCTCGGCCTGAACATCGAATACATCAAGGACGCTGCCGATGCTGACGAGCGCGTCCACGACGGACTCGCTGAAATTGTTTTTTTCATGAACCCGACCAAGGTGCGGGAGGTAAAAGAGGTGGCATCGGCCGGTGAACGCATGCCTCAGAAGGCGACCTATTTTTATCCCAAGCTCCTCACGGGCCTGGTGATACACAGGCTAGAATAA
- the gap gene encoding type I glyceraldehyde-3-phosphate dehydrogenase, producing the protein MAVKVAINGFGRIGRNVFRASQGNKNIEIVAINDLTDTKTLAHLLKWDSTFGEFPHDVKAGDGKIVVDGREIAVVAKKDPAELPWKDLKVDIALECTGLFLDKASAGKHITAGAKKVLISAPAKDPDATFVIGVNEQTYDPAKHHIISNASCTTNCLAPFTKVVHENFGIVHGLMNTIHSYTNDQKLLDLPHKDLRRARAACTSIIPTSTGAAKAVSLVLPELKGKLDGLSLRVPTPDVSVVDVVFEVSKKTTKEEVNAALKAAAEGKLKGILQFEEAPLVSIDFKGNAHSSIVDAALTSVMEGTMVKVISWYDNEWGYSNRLRDLAILVAKKGL; encoded by the coding sequence ATGGCTGTCAAAGTTGCGATCAACGGATTCGGACGTATCGGCAGGAACGTGTTCCGCGCTTCGCAGGGCAATAAGAACATCGAGATCGTTGCGATCAACGACCTTACGGACACGAAAACGCTTGCGCACCTGCTGAAATGGGACTCGACCTTCGGCGAATTCCCGCATGACGTAAAGGCCGGAGACGGCAAGATCGTGGTCGATGGCAGGGAGATCGCCGTCGTAGCAAAAAAGGACCCCGCGGAACTCCCCTGGAAGGACCTCAAGGTCGACATCGCCCTGGAGTGTACCGGCCTGTTCCTGGACAAAGCGAGCGCCGGCAAGCACATCACCGCGGGCGCTAAAAAAGTGCTCATCTCCGCGCCGGCCAAGGACCCCGATGCGACCTTCGTGATCGGCGTGAACGAGCAGACCTATGATCCGGCAAAACACCACATCATCTCGAACGCGTCCTGCACTACAAACTGCCTCGCGCCCTTTACCAAAGTGGTGCATGAGAACTTCGGCATCGTGCACGGCCTGATGAACACGATCCACTCCTACACCAACGACCAGAAGCTGCTCGACCTGCCGCACAAGGACCTCCGCCGTGCCCGCGCAGCCTGCACGTCCATCATCCCGACCTCGACCGGCGCGGCCAAAGCCGTTTCGCTCGTGCTGCCGGAACTGAAAGGCAAGCTCGACGGTCTGTCGCTCCGCGTACCCACGCCGGACGTCTCGGTCGTGGACGTCGTTTTCGAGGTTTCCAAGAAGACCACGAAGGAAGAGGTCAATGCTGCGCTTAAGGCCGCTGCCGAGGGCAAACTGAAGGGCATCCTCCAGTTCGAGGAAGCGCCGCTCGTTTCGATCGACTTCAAGGGCAACGCGCACTCCTCCATCGTGGATGCGGCACTCACGAGCGTCATGGAAGGTACCATGGTGAAGGTGATCTCCTGGTACGACAACGAGTGGGGTTATTCGAACCGGCTCCGCGATCTGGCGATCCTAGTGGCGAAGAAGGGCCTGTAA
- a CDS encoding phosphoglycerate kinase, whose protein sequence is MDKKTIEKVDLKGKRVFIRADFNVPLDENGNITDDTRIRSTLPTINYALDAGAKVILASHLGRPKGKPSPKYSLAPVATRLSRLLSKEVQFAKDCVGPDVEHLVQGMRPGDVLLLENLRFHAEEEKNDEAFSRALAAFSDIYVNDAFGTAHRAHASTYGITRHVRYSVAGFLMKKEITYLQKTVANPVRPFVAILGGAKVSGKIGVIENLKNKCDKIIVGGAMAFTFIKARGQEVGGSLVETEMLPMAQKIRKSLRESDVKFYLPVDFVVAESMNDGATTKIVTSQEIPQGWVGLDIGPATTRLFSEALQDAKTIIWNGPMGMFEKDAYSRGTFAIARAVADSYATTIVGGGDTDVAVHNAGVSDSITFISTGGGASLELLEGKELPGLAALTDDKE, encoded by the coding sequence ATGGACAAGAAGACGATCGAAAAGGTGGACCTCAAGGGCAAGCGGGTGTTCATCCGTGCGGACTTCAATGTACCGCTCGACGAGAACGGCAACATCACCGACGATACGCGCATTCGTTCCACCCTGCCGACCATCAATTACGCCCTTGACGCGGGAGCGAAGGTGATCCTCGCATCGCACCTGGGCCGGCCCAAGGGCAAGCCGAGCCCGAAGTACAGCCTCGCGCCGGTCGCAACGCGCCTGTCACGCCTCCTGAGCAAGGAGGTCCAGTTCGCGAAGGACTGCGTGGGACCAGACGTGGAACACCTGGTCCAGGGCATGCGGCCCGGCGACGTGCTGCTCCTCGAGAACCTGCGGTTCCATGCCGAGGAGGAAAAGAACGATGAGGCCTTCTCCAGGGCCCTCGCCGCCTTCTCCGACATCTACGTGAACGACGCCTTCGGCACGGCTCACCGCGCCCATGCGTCCACCTATGGCATCACCAGGCACGTCAGGTATTCCGTAGCGGGCTTCCTGATGAAGAAGGAGATCACCTATCTCCAGAAGACCGTGGCGAACCCGGTGCGCCCCTTCGTCGCCATCCTGGGCGGCGCCAAGGTATCGGGCAAGATCGGCGTGATCGAGAACCTCAAGAACAAGTGCGACAAGATCATCGTGGGCGGTGCCATGGCCTTCACCTTCATCAAGGCCCGCGGCCAGGAGGTCGGCGGCTCGCTCGTGGAAACCGAGATGCTTCCGATGGCGCAGAAGATACGCAAGAGCCTCCGCGAGAGCGACGTGAAATTCTACCTGCCCGTGGATTTCGTCGTTGCCGAGAGCATGAATGACGGTGCGACGACCAAGATCGTCACCTCCCAGGAGATCCCCCAGGGGTGGGTCGGCCTCGACATCGGACCTGCCACGACGCGACTCTTCTCGGAGGCGCTCCAGGACGCGAAGACCATCATCTGGAACGGCCCCATGGGCATGTTCGAGAAGGACGCCTACTCGCGCGGCACATTCGCCATAGCGCGCGCGGTGGCCGACTCCTATGCGACGACGATCGTGGGCGGCGGCGACACCGACGTTGCCGTGCACAATGCCGGAGTGTCGGACAGCATCACCTTCATCTCGACGGGCGGAGGAGCCTCGCTGGAACTGCTTGAAGGCAAAGAGCTCCCTGGCCTTGCGGCGCTGACGGATGATAAGGAATAA
- the tpiA gene encoding triose-phosphate isomerase encodes MNQRRIPIIAGNWKMNKTSREARELAASLIPLVSVVKDREIVLGPPFTSLQAVSEIIKGTNIALSAQNMHWEDKGALTGEISAEMLLDLGCQYVIIGHSERRQYFGETDETVNKKVKQALRKGLRPILCVGETLAEREGGKLQEIINRQITGGLNDIGAGDMKKIVIAYEPVWAIGTGKTATPEQANEVHALIRQRVKALYREEIADGLRIQYGGSVTPENVSSLMAMPDIDGALVGGASLKPESFAALVNFR; translated from the coding sequence ATGAATCAAAGAAGAATACCGATCATTGCCGGCAATTGGAAGATGAACAAGACATCCCGGGAGGCACGCGAGCTTGCGGCGAGTCTCATTCCGCTCGTCTCCGTCGTAAAAGATCGGGAGATTGTGCTCGGCCCCCCGTTCACGTCTCTTCAAGCGGTGAGCGAAATTATCAAAGGCACGAACATCGCCCTGTCGGCCCAGAACATGCACTGGGAGGACAAAGGCGCCCTTACCGGTGAGATCTCAGCCGAAATGCTGTTGGATTTGGGATGCCAGTATGTTATCATAGGCCACAGCGAACGCCGTCAGTACTTCGGGGAGACCGACGAGACGGTGAACAAAAAGGTGAAGCAGGCGCTCAGGAAAGGCCTGCGGCCCATCCTCTGCGTGGGAGAAACCCTCGCCGAGCGCGAGGGCGGAAAACTCCAGGAGATCATCAACCGGCAGATCACCGGCGGCCTGAATGACATCGGAGCCGGCGACATGAAGAAGATTGTGATCGCCTACGAGCCGGTCTGGGCTATCGGAACCGGGAAGACAGCCACCCCCGAACAGGCGAATGAGGTGCATGCGCTGATCCGGCAGCGGGTAAAAGCCCTGTACCGGGAAGAGATCGCCGACGGTCTCCGGATCCAGTACGGCGGCAGCGTGACGCCCGAGAATGTCTCGAGCCTGATGGCTATGCCGGACATCGATGGCGCACTCGTAGGGGGGGCAAGCCTGAAACCCGAATCGTTCGCCGCTCTGGTCAATTTTCGGTAA
- the secG gene encoding preprotein translocase subunit SecG, whose translation MLRILLITVHVIVSAILVSMVLLQKGKGADIGAAFGGASQTVFGPRGAQSFLAKLTTGAAILFMFTSLGLAITSSKKSSVMEGVRPPQQQTAPAAPLAPPAQQAPAPAPAK comes from the coding sequence ATGCTTCGCATTTTATTGATAACGGTCCACGTCATTGTATCGGCCATCCTGGTGTCGATGGTCCTTCTCCAGAAGGGTAAAGGAGCTGACATCGGCGCTGCATTCGGCGGTGCATCGCAGACCGTCTTCGGCCCTCGCGGGGCGCAGAGCTTTCTGGCAAAGCTTACGACCGGTGCGGCCATCCTGTTCATGTTCACCTCGCTCGGACTGGCGATCACGTCGTCGAAGAAAAGCTCCGTCATGGAGGGAGTACGGCCGCCCCAGCAGCAGACAGCTCCTGCGGCTCCTCTCGCCCCACCTGCTCAGCAAGCACCTGCTCCCGCTCCGGCAAAATAG
- a CDS encoding peptide-binding protein has protein sequence MVFNGLVKYDKDIRLIGDLAEKWNVTNGGKTITFHLRKGVKWHDGVEFTAEDCLFTYQKFMDPKVATPYSSSYMDVAKAEIVNRYTFRVTYKEPFSPALESWAAGMIPKHLLEGKDINTDAFNRKPIGTGPYRFKEWIAGQKIVLEANPDYFEGRPNIDTFLYRIIPDSTTMFQELLSGGVDMMGLTPLQYLRKSETRRIREHYDKFRYPANAYTYLGYNLTNPLFGSIAVRQALSYAIDRQSIIDGILLGLGKPCTGPFSYVSWAYNPDARSYSYDPGRARRMLAEEGWQVGSQDGMLAKNGKPFRFTILTNQGNNERIHAAEIIQQNLKAVGIDVSIRVMEWQAFLEQIDKRSFDAIILGWSMGRDPDLYDIWHSSKTKKGEYNFIGYKNAEVDRLLVEGRRTFDLKKRKKIYYRIHEILAEEQPYAFLYVPDALPIVHRRFKGIEVAPLGIMYNFIHWYVPKDRMEW, from the coding sequence ATGGTCTTCAACGGCCTGGTCAAGTATGACAAGGACATCAGGCTCATCGGCGACCTTGCGGAAAAATGGAACGTGACCAACGGGGGCAAGACCATCACGTTCCATCTGCGCAAAGGCGTGAAATGGCACGACGGCGTGGAATTCACGGCCGAGGACTGCCTCTTCACGTACCAGAAATTCATGGACCCGAAGGTCGCCACTCCGTACAGCAGCTCCTATATGGACGTTGCGAAGGCGGAAATCGTGAACCGGTACACGTTCCGGGTGACCTACAAGGAGCCCTTCTCGCCGGCGCTCGAAAGCTGGGCCGCGGGCATGATCCCGAAGCATCTCCTCGAGGGAAAGGACATCAACACCGACGCATTCAACCGGAAACCCATCGGAACGGGGCCTTACCGGTTCAAAGAATGGATCGCGGGCCAGAAGATCGTGCTTGAGGCGAACCCGGACTACTTTGAAGGCCGGCCGAACATCGACACCTTCCTGTACCGGATCATCCCGGACAGCACGACCATGTTCCAGGAACTGCTGTCCGGCGGCGTGGATATGATGGGTCTGACGCCGCTCCAGTACCTGAGGAAGAGCGAGACGCGCAGGATCAGGGAGCATTACGACAAGTTCCGCTACCCGGCGAACGCCTATACATACCTGGGGTACAATCTGACCAACCCGCTGTTCGGCAGCATTGCCGTCCGCCAGGCGCTTTCGTACGCGATCGACCGGCAGAGCATCATCGACGGCATCCTGCTCGGCCTCGGCAAACCCTGTACCGGTCCCTTTTCGTACGTCTCCTGGGCTTACAATCCCGACGCCCGGAGCTACTCCTACGATCCCGGACGCGCCCGGCGCATGCTCGCCGAAGAGGGATGGCAGGTCGGGTCGCAGGATGGAATGCTCGCAAAAAACGGCAAGCCCTTCCGCTTCACGATCCTGACCAACCAGGGCAACAACGAACGTATTCATGCCGCCGAGATCATCCAGCAGAACCTGAAGGCCGTGGGTATTGACGTGAGCATCAGGGTCATGGAATGGCAGGCCTTTCTCGAACAGATCGACAAGCGTTCCTTCGATGCGATCATTCTCGGCTGGAGCATGGGCCGCGATCCGGACCTGTACGACATCTGGCATTCGAGCAAGACCAAAAAGGGAGAATACAACTTCATCGGCTACAAGAACGCCGAGGTCGACCGGCTTCTCGTCGAAGGACGGAGGACCTTTGACCTGAAAAAAAGAAAGAAGATCTATTACCGCATCCATGAGATCCTCGCGGAGGAGCAGCCCTATGCCTTCCTCTATGTCCCCGATGCGCTGCCGATCGTGCACAGGCGGTTCAAGGGGATCGAGGTCGCGCCGCTCGGCATCATGTACAACTTCATCCACTGGTACGTGCCGAAGGATCGGATGGAGTGGTAG
- a CDS encoding ATP-binding cassette domain-containing protein yields MSIIKVHNLTKHFKTLTAVDNISFSVNEGEVFGFLGPNGAGKTTTINILCTLLSPTGGRAEIAGHDCTKDPDEVRAAIGLIFQDTTLDAGLTAYENLKFHAYLYNLDRKLTERRIDEMLAVVALQSRKHDLIKNFSGGMKRRLEIARGLLHYPRVLFLDEPTIGLDPQTRNTIWDFIDQLRKKEKITVFMTTHYMEEAENCDRIAIMDHGRIIALDTPPRLKEMLHGDIITLVTSDNQRAAREIERVFNKKTWAENDGVCIEAERGDEFIPKLLQALSVETRSVGLKKPTLNDVFLRLTGRTIRDEGLQNDREITREFVRSHRRAQR; encoded by the coding sequence ATGTCTATTATAAAAGTCCACAATCTCACCAAACATTTCAAGACCCTGACCGCTGTCGACAACATCTCCTTCTCCGTGAACGAAGGCGAGGTCTTCGGCTTTCTCGGGCCGAACGGCGCGGGAAAGACAACGACCATCAACATCCTCTGCACGCTCCTGTCCCCCACGGGCGGGAGGGCTGAGATCGCCGGCCACGACTGTACAAAGGATCCCGACGAGGTCCGCGCAGCCATCGGCCTCATCTTCCAGGACACCACGCTCGATGCCGGCCTGACAGCCTACGAGAACCTCAAGTTCCATGCGTACCTCTACAATCTGGACCGGAAGCTGACCGAGCGCCGGATCGACGAGATGCTCGCCGTGGTCGCGCTCCAGTCCCGGAAGCACGACCTGATCAAGAACTTTTCGGGCGGCATGAAACGCCGCCTCGAAATCGCCCGGGGCCTGCTCCATTACCCGCGGGTCCTGTTCTTGGACGAGCCGACCATCGGACTCGACCCTCAGACAAGGAACACCATCTGGGACTTCATCGATCAGCTCAGGAAAAAAGAGAAGATCACCGTCTTCATGACCACGCATTACATGGAGGAGGCGGAGAACTGCGACCGCATCGCCATCATGGACCACGGCAGGATCATCGCGCTCGACACTCCCCCCCGGCTCAAGGAAATGCTGCATGGTGACATCATCACGCTCGTGACCTCGGACAACCAGCGCGCCGCGCGGGAAATAGAGCGTGTCTTCAACAAGAAGACCTGGGCCGAAAACGACGGGGTGTGCATCGAGGCGGAGAGGGGCGACGAGTTCATTCCCAAGCTCCTGCAGGCGCTGTCGGTCGAGACCCGTTCGGTCGGGCTCAAGAAGCCGACGCTGAACGATGTCTTTCTCCGGCTCACCGGAAGAACCATCAGGGATGAAGGGCTCCAGAACGACCGGGAGATAACGCGGGAATTCGTGCGCAGCCACCGGAGGGCGCAGCGATGA
- a CDS encoding ABC transporter permease yields MIQLRPIYVICLREFKKFFREKSRLLGTLARPVLWLFVVGNGMSSLIRPQAGFSYLQFIFPGMIGMTILFSSIFSSISIVWDREFGFMKEMLVAPISRLSIVIGKAVSGTLISVAQAVIILFLIPFLGIHVTIAQFAEVVAVSLLVSFCITSLGILIAARLTSFDGFNIIMNFLVMPMLFLSGAMYPVSAMPPALRHLSQVNPLTYGIDAFKHALLLNATPPLGPEFPISLDLFIVAAVSVIMITLAALSFRSKE; encoded by the coding sequence ATGATCCAGCTCCGGCCCATCTACGTGATATGCCTGCGCGAGTTCAAGAAGTTCTTCCGCGAGAAGAGCCGGCTCCTGGGGACCCTTGCCCGTCCCGTTCTCTGGCTGTTCGTCGTCGGCAACGGCATGAGCTCGCTCATCAGACCGCAGGCGGGCTTCTCGTACCTCCAGTTCATCTTTCCCGGCATGATCGGCATGACCATCCTGTTCTCGTCGATCTTCTCGTCCATCTCGATCGTCTGGGACCGTGAGTTCGGGTTCATGAAGGAAATGCTGGTCGCACCCATTTCGCGGCTGTCCATCGTGATCGGCAAGGCCGTCTCGGGGACCCTGATATCCGTGGCCCAGGCCGTCATCATCCTGTTCCTCATCCCCTTTCTCGGCATTCACGTGACCATCGCGCAGTTTGCCGAGGTCGTTGCCGTGTCCCTGCTGGTCTCATTCTGCATCACGTCGCTCGGCATCCTGATTGCCGCCCGGCTCACGTCCTTCGACGGCTTCAACATCATCATGAACTTCCTGGTGATGCCCATGCTGTTCCTCTCGGGCGCGATGTATCCGGTCTCGGCCATGCCTCCCGCGCTCCGCCACCTTTCCCAGGTCAACCCCCTGACCTATGGCATAGACGCCTTCAAGCACGCTCTTCTCCTGAACGCCACGCCACCCCTCGGCCCCGAATTCCCGATCTCCCTCGATCTTTTCATCGTGGCTGCGGTCTCGGTCATTATGATCACCCTTGCCGCACTGTCGTTTCGAAGCAAAGAATAG